A portion of the Paenibacillus marchantiae genome contains these proteins:
- a CDS encoding cob(I)yrinic acid a,c-diamide adenosyltransferase, translating into MGIYTRTGDEGQTSVIGGRVIKDDDRVEAYGTIDELNCFVGQAISFIDQANGEFEDLREHLLEIQQELFDCGSDLAFVKISETKYKVRDEMVTRLEQWIDLYDAENPKVERFILPGGSLLSSTLHVCRTVCRRAERRAVTLGQHTDINPSVRRYLNRLSDYFFVVARTANARQQVADIEYVRSKKVFRRKDKE; encoded by the coding sequence ATGGGCATATATACACGAACAGGTGACGAGGGGCAGACCTCAGTCATTGGTGGACGGGTCATCAAGGACGATGACCGGGTTGAAGCTTACGGGACAATTGATGAGCTGAATTGTTTTGTTGGGCAGGCCATCAGTTTTATTGATCAAGCAAATGGGGAATTTGAGGATTTGCGTGAACACTTGCTCGAAATTCAGCAAGAATTGTTTGATTGCGGGTCCGATCTCGCCTTTGTAAAAATTAGCGAAACCAAATATAAAGTACGGGATGAGATGGTCACCCGGCTTGAGCAATGGATTGATCTGTATGATGCGGAAAATCCGAAGGTGGAACGGTTTATTTTGCCAGGGGGCAGTTTGCTCTCTTCCACATTACATGTCTGCCGTACAGTATGTCGCCGCGCTGAACGCCGCGCCGTAACACTCGGACAGCATACGGATATCAACCCTTCTGTACGACGTTATTTGAATCGTCTGTCTGATTATTTCTTCGTTGTAGCTCGGACTGCCAATGCGAGACAACAGGTAGCTGACATTGAGTATGTGCGGAGCAAAAAAGTATTCCGCCGCAAAGACAAAGAATGA